One window of Hymenobacter sp. BRD128 genomic DNA carries:
- the hscA gene encoding Fe-S protein assembly chaperone HscA, with amino-acid sequence MAKVAINLATGAIQQEELIVGIDLGTTNSLVAYVHPETRQPAAINDLGRGTIVPSVVHFPADGSSPLVGNEARDFLLSDPAHTIYSVKRLLGKSYRDLGQHAGQLGYKVIDDDTEGLVKVRVGERFYSPIELSADILRELRHRAEHALKTPVRRAVITVPAYFNDSQRQATRDAGRLAGLEVLRIVNEPTAAALAYGIGLDPSEEKTVAVYDLGGGTFDISILRLHQGIFEVLSTHGDTWLGGDDMDRAVVEFWQEKFQLAPAFAKIPALQQQLRLAAEMAKRYLSQHDDFTTQLIDGDERVTVVTLTRAEFDGLIRPLVDRTIAACRQALGDAGLAPAAIQAVLLVGGSTRVPLVHSEVSKFFGQEANNSLNPDEVVALGAAIQADILAGNRRDVLLLDVTPLTLGIETLGGLMDAIIPRNSKIPTKAGRQYTTSVDGQVNLKIGVYQGERDLVSENRKLGEFVLSGIPAMPAGLPKIDVNFFLNADGILRVEAVELRSNTRQQVDIKPQYGLTDEQVEQMLMDSLTNAKQDVAARLLIEGRTAAEQLLYQVERFLKKNAAHLAAAEVSSTTAKTDELREALKGNDRDLILKRMDELDELTRPFAERVMNISIKQAMSGKQIG; translated from the coding sequence ATGGCTAAAGTTGCCATCAACCTCGCCACCGGCGCCATTCAGCAGGAAGAGCTGATTGTGGGCATCGACCTGGGCACCACCAACTCGCTGGTGGCCTATGTGCACCCCGAAACCCGCCAGCCGGCGGCTATCAACGACCTGGGCCGGGGCACCATCGTGCCGTCGGTCGTGCACTTTCCGGCCGATGGCAGCTCGCCGCTGGTGGGCAATGAAGCCCGGGACTTCCTGCTTTCGGACCCCGCCCACACTATTTATTCGGTGAAGCGTCTGCTGGGTAAAAGCTACCGCGACCTGGGCCAGCACGCCGGCCAGCTCGGCTACAAGGTCATCGACGACGATACCGAGGGCCTGGTGAAAGTGCGGGTGGGCGAGCGCTTTTATTCGCCCATCGAGCTGTCGGCCGACATTCTGCGCGAGCTGCGCCACCGCGCCGAGCACGCCCTCAAAACGCCGGTGCGCCGCGCCGTCATTACGGTGCCTGCCTACTTCAACGACTCGCAGCGCCAGGCCACCCGCGACGCCGGCCGGCTAGCCGGCCTGGAGGTGCTGCGCATCGTGAACGAGCCCACCGCCGCCGCCCTGGCCTACGGCATCGGCCTTGACCCGAGCGAGGAGAAAACCGTGGCTGTGTACGACCTCGGTGGCGGCACCTTCGATATCAGCATCCTGCGCCTGCACCAGGGCATTTTTGAGGTGCTGAGTACCCACGGCGATACCTGGCTGGGCGGCGACGATATGGACCGCGCCGTAGTCGAGTTTTGGCAGGAGAAGTTCCAGCTCGCCCCCGCTTTTGCGAAAATCCCGGCCTTGCAGCAGCAGCTGCGCCTGGCCGCCGAAATGGCCAAGCGCTATCTCAGCCAGCACGATGATTTCACGACCCAGCTTATCGACGGCGACGAGCGCGTGACCGTCGTCACGCTCACCCGCGCCGAGTTCGACGGCCTCATTCGCCCGCTCGTAGACCGCACCATCGCGGCCTGCCGCCAGGCGCTGGGGGATGCCGGGCTAGCCCCCGCCGCCATCCAGGCGGTGCTGCTGGTGGGCGGCTCGACGCGCGTGCCGCTGGTACACAGCGAGGTGTCGAAGTTCTTCGGCCAAGAGGCTAATAATTCGCTCAACCCGGATGAGGTGGTGGCGCTGGGCGCCGCCATTCAGGCGGATATTCTGGCCGGCAACCGCCGCGACGTGCTGCTGCTCGACGTGACGCCGCTCACGCTGGGCATCGAAACGCTGGGGGGCCTCATGGACGCTATTATCCCGCGCAATTCCAAGATTCCGACCAAGGCTGGGCGCCAGTATACCACGAGCGTGGATGGCCAGGTGAACCTCAAGATTGGCGTGTACCAGGGTGAGCGCGACCTGGTTAGCGAAAATCGCAAGCTCGGCGAGTTTGTGCTCAGCGGCATCCCGGCCATGCCAGCGGGATTACCCAAGATTGACGTCAATTTTTTCCTCAATGCCGACGGCATCCTGCGCGTAGAAGCCGTGGAGCTGCGCTCGAACACCCGCCAGCAGGTGGACATAAAGCCGCAATACGGCCTCACCGATGAGCAGGTAGAGCAGATGCTCATGGACTCGCTCACCAACGCCAAGCAAGACGTGGCTGCCCGCCTGCTCATCGAGGGCCGTACCGCCGCCGAGCAATTGCTCTACCAGGTCGAGCGCTTCCTGAAAAAGAATGCCGCGCACCTCGCAGCCGCCGAAGTAAGCAGCACCACCGCCAAAACCGATGAGCTGCGCGAAGCCCTTAAAGGCAATGACCGTGACCTCATCCTCAAGCGCATGGATGAGCTCGATGAGCTAACCCGCCCATTTGCCGAGCGCGTGATGAATATTTCCATCAAGCAGGCCATGAGCGGCAAGCAGATAGGCTAG
- a CDS encoding exonuclease SbcCD subunit D C-terminal domain-containing protein, which yields MRVLHTADWHLGQHFLTGHERLTEQKAFLDWLLAIVQAEGVEALVLAGDVFDTTTPSHAAQELYYDFLVHLQGTGCRDVVIVGGNHDSPTLLNASRRLLRALRIHVVGGVPPDPAEQIIELAGASGRPGLVVCAVPFLRDRDLRLAVAGETPDERQLRIRDSIAGHYKTLSEHDLVRRLREHDVPVLATGHLYAAGGEAREGAERDVHIGGLGVVGAEHFPGTFDYVALGHLHRPQVVGGRPHIRYSGSPVPLSFTEADDRQQVLLLDFAGAGAPAITPLAVPVVRRLQRFHGELAEVEAAILAFDNEAFSLVAWADVVVYADEPTAEVQRRVQAVLKERRAHVLAPRGARHHRLTELPGLTSPSADAPLEHLHELTVEEVFSRRVAGLPPERAAALTATFQELRQLLAEADPLAWGGEAEA from the coding sequence ATGCGCGTACTGCACACCGCCGATTGGCACTTGGGCCAGCACTTTCTTACCGGCCACGAGCGCCTTACCGAGCAAAAGGCCTTTCTGGACTGGCTGCTGGCCATTGTGCAGGCCGAAGGAGTGGAGGCGCTGGTGCTAGCCGGCGACGTATTCGACACGACCACGCCCTCGCACGCCGCGCAGGAGCTGTACTACGATTTTCTGGTGCACCTGCAAGGCACCGGCTGCCGCGATGTGGTGATAGTGGGCGGCAACCACGACTCGCCCACCCTACTCAACGCCAGCCGCCGGCTGCTGCGGGCGCTGCGCATTCACGTGGTAGGGGGCGTGCCGCCCGACCCCGCCGAGCAGATTATCGAGCTGGCCGGGGCTAGCGGCCGGCCGGGCCTGGTGGTGTGCGCCGTACCGTTTTTGCGCGACCGCGACCTGCGCTTGGCCGTGGCCGGCGAAACGCCCGACGAGCGCCAGCTGCGCATCCGCGACAGCATTGCCGGGCATTATAAAACCCTGAGTGAGCACGACCTGGTGCGCCGCCTGCGCGAGCACGACGTGCCGGTGCTGGCGACAGGCCACCTCTACGCGGCCGGCGGCGAGGCCCGCGAGGGCGCCGAGCGCGACGTGCACATTGGCGGGCTGGGCGTGGTGGGCGCCGAGCACTTCCCTGGCACTTTCGACTACGTGGCGCTGGGGCACCTGCACCGCCCGCAGGTGGTGGGCGGGCGCCCGCACATCCGCTACTCGGGCTCGCCGGTGCCGCTGTCCTTCACCGAGGCCGACGACCGGCAGCAAGTGCTGCTACTCGATTTTGCGGGGGCCGGGGCGCCGGCCATCACGCCGCTGGCGGTGCCGGTAGTGCGCCGCCTGCAACGCTTTCACGGCGAGCTGGCAGAAGTAGAGGCGGCCATTCTGGCGTTTGATAACGAAGCCTTTAGCCTGGTAGCCTGGGCCGATGTAGTCGTTTACGCCGACGAGCCCACAGCGGAGGTGCAGCGCCGGGTGCAAGCCGTGCTGAAGGAGCGCCGCGCCCACGTGCTGGCTCCGCGCGGCGCCCGCCACCACCGCCTCACCGAGCTGCCCGGCCTGACCAGCCCCAGCGCTGATGCGCCCCTGGAGCACCTCCACGAGCTCACGGTAGAGGAAGTATTCAGCCGGCGGGTGGCGGGCCTGCCGCCCGAGCGCGCGGCGGCCCTCACGGCCACCTTTCAGGAGCTGCGCCAGCTGCTGGCCGAGGCCGACCCGCTGGCCTGGGGCGGTGAGGCAGAAGCCTAA